The segment GCTCCGCGCCGAGTTCGGCGCGGAGCCCTGGCTGCAGCGCTACGAAGCGATCTACCGGCACGTACAACGCCCAACCGCCCTTTGAGCCCCATGACTCTGGCCGCCTGGATCCTGGTCGCCGCCCCGGTCCTCCTCGTCGCCTACGCGTACGCGGGATACCCGCTCCTGCTCGCGCTGGCCGGCCGCTTCCGCCGGCACCTTCCGGTCTCCTCCCCACCCCGGGAGTGGCCGAGGGTGAGCATCTCGCTCCCCGCGTACAACGAGGAGGCGCAGATCCGCGGGGCGGTCGAGAGCCTGCTCCGGCTCGACTACCCGGCCGACCGCAGGCAGATCGTGATCGTCTCGGACGCGTCCACCGACCGCACCGACGAGATCGTCCAGGAGTACGCCGACCGCGGAGTGGAACTGCTGCGGATGCCGGTGCGCGGCGGCAAGACCGCCGGCGAGAACGCCGCTGCCACGATTCTGACCGGCGAGATCGTCGTCAACACCGACGCCTCCATCCGGATCCGTCCCGACGCCCTCAAGCCGCTGGTCTCCCGCTTCGCGGACCCCGCGGTGGGGGTCGCCTCCGGGCGCGACATGAGCGTGGGGCGCACCGGCGACGACGCGAACGCCGGGGAGAGCGGATACGTGGGGTACGAGATGAGCGTCCGGGCAATGGAGACGGCCATGGGAGGGATCATCGGGGCATCGGGGTGCTTCTACGCCATCCGTACCCACCTCCACCGGGTCGGCCTCCCGAGTCACCTGAGCCGCGACTTCGCGTCCGCACTGATCGCCCGTGAGAACGGCTACCGCGCCGTATCGGTGGACGAGGCGGTATGCTTCGTCCCGCGTACCTCCTCGCTCCGGCGGGAGTACCGGCGCAAGGTGCGGACGATCGCCCGGGGGATGGAGACGCTCTGGTACAAGCGGCACCTCATGAACCCGTTTCGCCATGGGGTCTTCGCCTGGATGCTGCTTAGCCACAAGGTGGCGCGCTGGCTGGTCCCCTGGACGGTGCTGGCGGGGGCCGTCGGGGTGGCGCTCCTCGCGGTGGACCACGTGTGGGCGCGGGTGGCGCTCGGGGCGGGCGCCGGCATCGGTGCGCTGGCGCTGGCAGGATGGCTCTGGCCGGAGTCCCGGCCCATGCCCCGGGTGCTGGCGATCCCGGCGTTCGCGGTCGCCGGCAACGTCGCGGCCATGTACGCCCTGGTGCGGGCTCTCTCTCCGGAGAACGGCGCCACCTGGGAGCCGACCCGGCGCGACGTCGTTCTTTCCGGGAGCTGAGCCCGGTGCGGATCTACGCCTTCACGCAGTACTACCCGAGCACCTTTTCCCTCGTGGGGCGCGCGGTGCACGGACGGAGCATCCGATCTGCGGCCCCGGCTCCGGAGCTGGTGGGGGTGCCCTGAGGCGCGGGAACGCCACGGAAGCGAGAAGGGCGCGCCCCCGGATCGGGAGCGCGCCCTTCTCGTCGTGCTGCCCCGCGGAGGAAGGGAAAGCTTACTGCTGCTCCTCCTCCGCTTCCTGCACGGGTCGACCTGGGTGGGCGAGGATAGGTCGACCCTCCGAACCCCCCATCAGACCGGGTCCCCGCCTCCCTGTGGCTGGGTGTGGAATACGAGACCGGCCTCCCGGGCGGCCTTCTTCCCGGGGCTCTTCCGGCCCGCCGGACGCGAGGAGCGCCACCCGCCGATACCCAGCGCGAGCGCGGTGGGGATCGCCAGGCCCAGCAAGGCCATCGCGCGCAGGACCGTCACGTCCAGCGTACCCCGGAACTCCGGATTCACCGACGAGCGGATCTGGAGGAAGTCCAGCGAGAACAGCCCCGCCACCACGGCCAGCAGCACCGCCGTCGCCATGCAGACGACCGACGCGGCCCGCAGCGTCCTCCGGTGATCGAGGACGGCCGCCACGGCCATGATCCACACCAGACCGAAGATGCTCCCCAGCACCGCGCCCGACATGATCCCGACCGCGCCGAAGCGCCACCGGACCTCGCCGAACCGGAAAGGCCAGATCTGCAGGGCGGGCTCGCTCACCGCCGCGACGATGAGCAGCGCGCCGACGGGGTAGAGCGCCTTGACGAACGGCCGGTAGCTTGGGGACGTCATGCTCGCGTTTCCTCTGTGCGTCGGGTTGCTTGCGCCGGCCCGGCGGGGCCGTACGGTCGGATCAGGCCGGGAGCGCCCGGCCGACGGCGGGCATCATCCCCCCGGCCACCTGGGCGGCCAGCC is part of the Longimicrobiaceae bacterium genome and harbors:
- a CDS encoding glycosyltransferase family 2 protein, giving the protein MTLAAWILVAAPVLLVAYAYAGYPLLLALAGRFRRHLPVSSPPREWPRVSISLPAYNEEAQIRGAVESLLRLDYPADRRQIVIVSDASTDRTDEIVQEYADRGVELLRMPVRGGKTAGENAAATILTGEIVVNTDASIRIRPDALKPLVSRFADPAVGVASGRDMSVGRTGDDANAGESGYVGYEMSVRAMETAMGGIIGASGCFYAIRTHLHRVGLPSHLSRDFASALIARENGYRAVSVDEAVCFVPRTSSLRREYRRKVRTIARGMETLWYKRHLMNPFRHGVFAWMLLSHKVARWLVPWTVLAGAVGVALLAVDHVWARVALGAGAGIGALALAGWLWPESRPMPRVLAIPAFAVAGNVAAMYALVRALSPENGATWEPTRRDVVLSGS